The following are encoded together in the Deinococcus soli (ex Cha et al. 2016) genome:
- a CDS encoding FGGY-family carbohydrate kinase — MSAERLRDLLIGVDVGTYSSKGVLTTLEGEIVAQHVVPHGISVPRHGQVEQDADAVWWADVVTILRALLREPDTAGRVAGVACSAIGPTLLPLNAEGQPLRPGILYGVDTRAQAQINALNAELGEAAILAHSGMALTSQATGPKIRWLREHEPDVWAQARTLTSAGSYLVFRLTGEHVIDHHTGAHVMPLYDPRARTWTARFAASVLGDRGLEVLPRLAWSDERAGQVTAAAAAETGLRPGTPVAVGTVDALAEGLSVGAARPGDLMVMYGSSTFFILTQERPTPDPRVWSVGGAFVGQVNLAAGMSTTGSLTRWIVDEFAREQDTAAAYDELFTQAAALPPGADGLLMLPYFSGERTPVNDSRARGVVAGLTLSHTRAHLFRAALEGVGFGIRHNLDALRDLGADVRRVVAVGGGTKGGTWLQIVSDITGQVQAVPRVTVGASYGDAFLAGLAAGALTRDDLDRWVQPGPPVTPDAATRAEYDRLYGLYRALYPATRDIVHAL, encoded by the coding sequence ATGTCCGCTGAGCGGCTCCGGGATCTGCTGATCGGGGTGGATGTCGGCACGTACTCCAGCAAGGGGGTCCTCACGACGCTGGAGGGGGAGATCGTGGCTCAGCACGTCGTGCCGCACGGCATCTCGGTGCCCCGGCATGGGCAAGTGGAGCAGGACGCGGACGCGGTGTGGTGGGCGGACGTGGTCACGATCCTGCGGGCGCTGCTGCGTGAACCTGACACTGCCGGGCGCGTGGCGGGCGTGGCGTGCAGCGCCATTGGGCCCACGCTGCTGCCCCTGAACGCGGAGGGACAGCCGCTGCGGCCCGGCATCCTGTACGGCGTGGACACCCGCGCGCAGGCGCAGATCAACGCGCTGAACGCCGAACTGGGCGAGGCGGCGATCCTCGCGCACAGCGGCATGGCCCTGACGAGTCAGGCGACCGGCCCGAAGATCCGCTGGCTACGCGAACACGAACCGGACGTGTGGGCGCAGGCGCGCACCCTGACCAGCGCGGGAAGTTACCTCGTGTTCCGCCTGACCGGCGAGCACGTCATCGACCACCACACTGGCGCGCACGTCATGCCGCTGTACGACCCGCGCGCCCGCACCTGGACAGCCCGGTTCGCGGCGTCCGTGCTGGGCGACCGGGGCCTGGAGGTGCTGCCCCGCCTCGCCTGGAGTGACGAACGGGCCGGGCAGGTCACGGCAGCGGCCGCCGCTGAAACCGGCCTGCGGCCCGGCACGCCCGTCGCGGTGGGCACCGTGGACGCCCTGGCCGAGGGCCTCAGCGTGGGCGCCGCGCGGCCCGGTGACCTGATGGTCATGTACGGCTCGTCCACCTTCTTCATCCTCACGCAGGAGCGCCCCACCCCGGACCCGCGCGTGTGGTCGGTGGGCGGCGCGTTCGTGGGTCAGGTGAACCTCGCGGCGGGGATGAGCACCACCGGCAGCCTCACCCGCTGGATCGTGGACGAATTCGCCCGCGAGCAGGACACCGCCGCCGCCTACGACGAGCTGTTTACGCAGGCGGCGGCCCTGCCGCCCGGCGCGGACGGCCTGCTCATGCTGCCGTACTTCAGCGGCGAGCGCACGCCGGTCAACGACTCCCGGGCGCGCGGCGTGGTGGCGGGTCTGACTCTCTCGCACACCCGCGCGCACCTGTTCCGCGCGGCGCTGGAGGGCGTGGGCTTCGGCATCCGCCACAACCTCGACGCGCTGCGCGACCTCGGCGCGGACGTGCGGCGCGTCGTCGCGGTGGGCGGCGGCACGAAGGGCGGCACGTGGCTGCAGATCGTCTCGGACATCACCGGGCAGGTGCAGGCGGTGCCGCGGGTGACCGTCGGCGCCAGCTACGGCGACGCGTTCCTGGCCGGGCTGGCCGCCGGGGCGCTGACCCGAGACGATCTGGACCGCTGGGTGCAGCCCGGCCCGCCCGTCACGCCGGATGCGGCCACCCGCGCCGAGTACGACCGCCTGTACGGCCTGTACCGCGCGCTGTACCCGGCCACCCGCGACATCGTCCACGCGCTGTAA
- a CDS encoding carbohydrate ABC transporter permease, whose protein sequence is MTAAATPHATAAPRRGFRLTPAALIWPALLYLILTTQVPFFMTVYYSFFRYNLAIPGARPFIGLDNYKNLLTDPQNLTILWNTVVLAGGTLILTLIIGAALALLLNRDFPGRALLRTLLISSFLVMPVVTAVVWKNMLLNPAFGFFSWVLTSLGLPPVDFLAQHPMASVIAMITWEWTPFAMLILLTGLQSLPDDQIEAARLDGASPWQEFRFVVLPHWTQAIQVVVLMETIALLQVYGEIYGSTSGGPGLATTNLPYFIYQKAFAEYNIGLASAAGVITVVLTNVLAAYMLRLLTRTSRSE, encoded by the coding sequence ATGACCGCCGCCGCCACACCACACGCGACCGCCGCCCCCAGGCGGGGCTTCCGACTGACACCCGCCGCGCTGATCTGGCCCGCCCTGCTGTACCTGATCCTGACCACCCAGGTGCCGTTCTTCATGACGGTGTACTACTCGTTCTTCCGCTACAACCTCGCCATTCCTGGCGCCCGCCCCTTCATCGGGCTGGACAACTACAAGAACCTGCTGACCGACCCGCAGAACCTCACGATCCTGTGGAACACCGTCGTCCTGGCGGGCGGCACGCTGATCCTCACCCTGATCATCGGCGCGGCCCTGGCGCTGCTGCTGAACCGCGACTTTCCGGGCCGCGCGCTGCTGCGCACCCTGCTGATCAGCTCGTTCCTGGTCATGCCGGTCGTGACGGCCGTCGTCTGGAAGAACATGCTCCTGAACCCCGCCTTCGGCTTCTTCTCGTGGGTGCTGACCAGCCTGGGCCTGCCCCCGGTGGACTTCCTGGCGCAGCACCCGATGGCCAGCGTGATCGCCATGATCACCTGGGAATGGACGCCCTTCGCCATGCTGATCCTCCTGACGGGCCTGCAGAGCCTCCCGGACGACCAGATCGAGGCCGCCCGCCTGGACGGCGCCAGCCCCTGGCAGGAATTCCGTTTCGTGGTGCTGCCCCACTGGACGCAGGCCATCCAGGTGGTCGTCCTGATGGAGACCATCGCGCTGCTGCAGGTGTACGGCGAGATCTACGGCTCAACGTCCGGCGGGCCGGGGCTGGCCACCACCAACCTCCCGTACTTCATCTACCAGAAGGCCTTCGCGGAGTACAACATCGGACTGGCCAGCGCCGCCGGGGTCATCACCGTGGTCCTCACGAACGTGCTCGCCGCGTACATGCTGCGCCTCCTGACCCGTACCAGCAGGAGCGAATGA
- a CDS encoding SDR family NAD(P)-dependent oxidoreductase encodes MTILDLFRLDGRHALITGGAQGIGFEIARGLAQAGARVTIADLNPDVGQTAAATLDGQFEVLNVTDAAAVAALARRLPDVDILANNAGIVRNTPAEETPDDDWRSVIDVNLNGVYWCCREFGRGMLERGQGSIVSTASMSGLISNHPQPQAAYNASKAAVIHLTRSLAGEWAPRGVRVNCVAPGYTATPLTKRGLETPEWRETWLKETPMGRLAEPAEIAPAVLYLASDAASFVTGHALVVDGGYTCW; translated from the coding sequence ATGACCATCCTCGACCTCTTCCGCCTGGACGGCCGCCACGCCCTGATCACCGGGGGCGCGCAGGGCATCGGCTTCGAGATCGCCCGGGGCCTCGCGCAGGCCGGGGCGCGCGTCACCATCGCCGACCTGAACCCCGACGTGGGCCAGACCGCCGCCGCGACCCTGGACGGGCAGTTCGAGGTGCTGAACGTCACCGACGCCGCCGCCGTCGCCGCCCTTGCCCGCAGGCTCCCGGACGTGGACATCCTCGCAAACAATGCCGGGATTGTCCGCAACACCCCCGCCGAGGAGACCCCCGACGACGACTGGCGCAGCGTGATCGACGTGAATCTGAACGGCGTGTACTGGTGCTGCCGCGAATTCGGGCGCGGCATGCTGGAACGCGGTCAGGGCAGCATTGTGTCCACCGCCAGCATGAGCGGCCTGATCAGCAACCACCCGCAGCCGCAGGCGGCATACAACGCCAGCAAGGCCGCCGTGATTCACCTCACCCGCTCGCTGGCGGGCGAGTGGGCGCCGCGCGGCGTGCGCGTGAACTGCGTCGCGCCCGGCTACACCGCCACGCCCCTCACCAAACGCGGGCTGGAGACCCCCGAATGGCGCGAGACGTGGCTGAAGGAAACCCCGATGGGCCGCCTCGCGGAACCCGCCGAGATCGCCCCCGCCGTGCTGTACCTCGCGTCCGACGCCGCCAGTTTCGTCACCGGGCACGCCCTGGTCGTCGACGGCGGCTACACCTGCTGGTAA
- a CDS encoding mannitol dehydrogenase family protein, with protein MTVAASFPLRAASLPALAGRVQVPAYDPRGLRTGIVHFGVGAFHRSHQAMYLDRLLNLGAAHDWAICGVGVLPGDARVRDALCAQDHLYTLLTRAPDGHSEARVIGAVHDYLYAPDDPEAVCERLAHPATRIVSLTVTEGGYSLNNATGEFDPGGDVLHDLQPGAAPRSTLGFLTEGLRRRRERGLSPFTVMSCDNIQGNGHVTRRVLTAFARRRDPDLADWIDREVAFPNSMVDRITPVTTDAVRADLEREYGVQDACPVVAEAFTQWVLEDHFTCGRPPLEDVGVQLVPDVEPYELMKLRLLNAAHQAMSYPALLDGHTFVHEVCQQPDYAQFLLDYMTCEARLTLRPVPGIDLGAYSHDLIARFSNPAIQDTLARLIVDGSERIPKFLLPVAREQAARGGDLRRCALVVAAWSAYVAQAATRGDRLDDVRADDLTRAALADQVTPGAFLHQPDVFGDLSAAPAFVQAYLDARAALTTHGPLGALRALHAAPTQGEHA; from the coding sequence ATGACCGTGGCCGCCAGCTTCCCCCTGCGCGCCGCGAGCCTCCCCGCCCTGGCCGGGCGCGTGCAGGTGCCCGCCTACGACCCGCGCGGCCTGCGCACCGGCATCGTGCACTTCGGGGTGGGCGCCTTCCACCGCTCGCATCAGGCCATGTACCTCGACCGGCTGCTGAACCTGGGCGCCGCGCACGACTGGGCCATCTGCGGCGTGGGCGTCCTGCCCGGGGACGCCCGGGTCCGCGACGCGCTGTGCGCCCAGGACCACCTGTACACCCTGCTGACCCGCGCCCCGGACGGCCACAGCGAGGCCCGCGTGATCGGCGCCGTGCACGACTACCTGTACGCCCCGGACGACCCCGAGGCGGTCTGCGAGCGGCTGGCGCACCCCGCCACGCGCATCGTGTCCCTGACCGTCACCGAGGGCGGCTACAGCCTGAACAACGCCACCGGCGAGTTCGACCCCGGCGGGGACGTCCTGCACGACCTCCAGCCCGGCGCCGCGCCCCGCAGCACCCTGGGCTTCCTGACCGAGGGCCTGCGCCGCCGCCGCGAGCGCGGCCTGAGTCCCTTCACGGTCATGTCCTGCGACAACATCCAGGGCAACGGGCACGTCACCCGGCGCGTCCTGACCGCCTTCGCCCGCCGCCGGGACCCGGACCTCGCCGACTGGATCGACCGCGAGGTCGCCTTCCCGAACAGCATGGTCGACCGCATCACGCCCGTCACCACGGACGCCGTGCGCGCCGACCTGGAGCGCGAGTACGGCGTGCAGGACGCCTGCCCGGTGGTCGCCGAGGCGTTCACGCAGTGGGTGCTCGAGGACCACTTCACCTGCGGCCGCCCCCCACTGGAGGACGTGGGCGTGCAGCTCGTCCCGGATGTCGAACCGTACGAACTCATGAAACTGCGCCTCCTGAACGCCGCGCATCAGGCTATGAGCTACCCCGCGCTTCTGGACGGCCACACGTTCGTGCACGAGGTCTGCCAGCAGCCCGACTACGCACAGTTCCTGCTCGACTACATGACGTGTGAGGCCCGCCTCACCCTGCGCCCCGTGCCCGGCATCGACCTGGGGGCCTACAGCCACGACCTCATCGCGCGGTTCTCGAACCCCGCCATTCAGGACACCCTGGCCCGCCTGATCGTGGACGGCAGCGAACGCATCCCCAAATTCCTGCTGCCCGTCGCCCGCGAACAGGCCGCGCGGGGCGGGGACCTGCGCCGCTGCGCCCTCGTGGTCGCCGCCTGGAGCGCGTACGTCGCGCAGGCCGCCACGCGCGGCGACCGGCTGGACGACGTCCGCGCCGACGACCTCACCCGTGCCGCCCTGGCCGATCAGGTCACGCCCGGCGCGTTCCTGCACCAGCCCGACGTGTTCGGCGACCTGAGCGCCGCGCCCGCCTTCGTGCAGGCCTACCTGGACGCCCGCGCCGCCCTGACCACCCACGGCCCACTCGGCGCGCTGCGCGCCCTGCACGCTGCCCCCACGCAAGGAGAACACGCATGA
- a CDS encoding carbohydrate ABC transporter permease, translating to MKAQIRLRNTLLTLVTYLIAAAFLFPLVWMFMAAFKTEAQAFATPPVFIFTPTLENFEKAMGSYFPALRNSLVAAVGSTVLAFILGLPAAFALAVYPTRRAQNVLTWMLSTKFMPAVGVIVPLFLIYRNLDLLDTLPGLILMYTTMNLPLVVWMMHSYMTEIPYAIYEAAKVDGATVAQEFFGIALPLSTPGMAATALLCLIFAWNEVFFALNLTSSDAAPLSVFIGEFKTSQGLFWAQLSAAATLTVLPVLIFGWVAQRQLVRGLSFGAVK from the coding sequence ATGAAAGCCCAGATCCGACTGCGTAACACCCTGCTGACCCTCGTCACCTACCTGATCGCCGCCGCGTTCCTGTTCCCGCTGGTGTGGATGTTCATGGCCGCCTTCAAGACCGAGGCGCAGGCCTTCGCCACCCCGCCCGTGTTCATCTTCACGCCCACCCTGGAGAACTTCGAGAAGGCCATGGGCTCGTACTTCCCGGCGCTGCGCAACTCGCTGGTCGCCGCCGTGGGCAGCACGGTCCTGGCGTTCATCCTGGGGCTCCCGGCCGCGTTCGCGCTGGCCGTGTACCCCACCCGCCGCGCGCAGAACGTCCTGACCTGGATGCTGTCCACGAAGTTCATGCCTGCCGTGGGCGTGATCGTGCCGCTGTTCCTGATCTACCGCAACCTCGACCTGCTCGACACGCTGCCCGGACTGATCCTGATGTACACCACCATGAACCTCCCGCTGGTCGTGTGGATGATGCACTCCTACATGACCGAGATCCCCTACGCGATCTACGAGGCCGCCAAGGTGGACGGCGCGACCGTCGCGCAGGAATTCTTCGGGATCGCGCTGCCCCTGAGCACGCCCGGCATGGCCGCCACCGCCCTGCTGTGCCTGATCTTCGCGTGGAACGAGGTGTTCTTCGCGCTGAACCTCACCAGTTCGGACGCCGCCCCACTGAGCGTGTTCATCGGTGAATTCAAGACCAGCCAGGGCCTGTTCTGGGCGCAGCTGAGCGCCGCCGCCACCCTGACCGTCCTGCCTGTCCTGATCTTCGGCTGGGTCGCCCAGCGGCAGCTGGTCCGCGGCCTGAGCTTCGGCGCGGTGAAATGA
- a CDS encoding NAD(P)-dependent alcohol dehydrogenase, whose protein sequence is MTLSSRTSVLTGPRQLDWTSREVPAPGARKVRVRVTRIGVCGSDVHYYSHGQIGPFVVNGPLVLGHEVSGVVDAVGAGVTRVSPGDRVALEPGVPCRHCAYCRTGAYNLCPDMTFMATPPVDGALTEYVLWPDDFVYPVPDSVSDDAAALLEPLAVGLWAARRGDVRPGHAVAVLGAGPVGCTTVMAARAAGATTIIAVDLEDFRLDLAREVGATHTLNARRVDALAALRELCAARDGLPLSHAGVDVAFETAGSLPTTRLTLAAPKPGGVAVLVGLPPDPEVSLDIVSAASREVTLRGVFRYANCYPAAVELAASGRVNLDALVTHRFPFAQTPDAFAFADREKRTSMKVMIDVR, encoded by the coding sequence ATGACCCTGAGTTCGAGAACCTCCGTCCTGACCGGTCCGCGCCAGCTGGACTGGACGTCCCGCGAGGTGCCCGCGCCCGGGGCGAGGAAGGTGCGGGTGCGGGTCACGCGGATCGGCGTGTGCGGCAGCGACGTGCACTACTACTCGCACGGCCAAATCGGGCCCTTCGTGGTGAACGGCCCGCTGGTGCTGGGGCACGAGGTGAGCGGCGTGGTGGACGCCGTGGGCGCGGGTGTGACGCGCGTGAGCCCCGGCGACCGCGTGGCGCTGGAACCCGGCGTGCCGTGCCGCCACTGCGCGTACTGCCGCACTGGGGCGTACAACCTCTGCCCGGACATGACGTTCATGGCGACGCCCCCGGTGGACGGCGCGCTGACCGAGTACGTCCTGTGGCCCGACGACTTCGTGTACCCGGTGCCGGACAGCGTCAGTGACGACGCGGCGGCGCTGCTGGAACCGCTGGCGGTGGGCCTGTGGGCCGCCCGCAGGGGCGACGTGCGGCCCGGGCACGCGGTGGCGGTGCTGGGCGCCGGGCCGGTGGGCTGCACAACCGTCATGGCGGCCCGCGCGGCGGGCGCGACGACAATCATCGCGGTGGATCTGGAGGATTTCCGGCTCGATCTCGCGCGTGAGGTCGGCGCCACCCACACCCTCAACGCGCGCCGTGTGGACGCGCTGGCCGCCCTGCGCGAGCTGTGCGCCGCGCGCGACGGGCTGCCGCTCTCGCACGCGGGGGTGGACGTCGCCTTCGAGACCGCCGGGAGCCTTCCCACCACGCGCCTGACCCTGGCCGCACCGAAACCGGGCGGCGTGGCGGTCCTGGTGGGCCTCCCGCCTGATCCGGAGGTGAGCCTGGACATCGTGAGCGCCGCGAGCCGTGAGGTGACGCTGAGGGGCGTGTTCCGTTACGCGAACTGCTACCCGGCTGCCGTCGAGCTTGCGGCGAGTGGCCGCGTGAACCTGGACGCGCTCGTCACGCACCGCTTCCCGTTCGCGCAGACGCCCGACGCGTTCGCGTTCGCCGACCGCGAGAAGCGCACGTCCATGAAGGTCATGATCGATGTCCGCTGA